In Persicimonas caeni, a single window of DNA contains:
- the hemA gene encoding glutamyl-tRNA reductase yields MSRSSILKAYTFSYKNTSLEDRDALAFSSENVATFVARVRDELDGEGAVISTCNRTEFYVFGPRANAGWEQVRALVADIKGMRVSQIPQPHGLSGNDAATHIFRVAASLESLALGENQILGQVKDAHEILLGQPVKTPALDRLFQYAVRCGKEVRTETSLCEGTVSISSVAVQLAEKIFGNFAKRQILFIGAGDTAEKAAIHFQEAGAKNFVVVNRSEGKGRAFAHQLGGSYRPLEDIPEACIDADIVLVATGSQDYLVTKKMFKKVMKKRHRRSIFLIDISNPRNIDPAVGDMSGVYLYNMDNLQRVVADNLDARRQEIPAAEKIVAHFVSEWDNWLQSLQVTPTIATLAKYFDAVREQELDRHGGSVDDDDRVMLEEFSKGLIKKLLHHPIMYLRSSVQNNSLTAEDLRVVRSLYNLEDFDDGSE; encoded by the coding sequence ATGAGTCGGAGCAGCATACTCAAAGCCTACACCTTCAGCTACAAGAACACGTCGCTGGAGGACCGCGACGCGCTGGCCTTCTCCTCGGAGAACGTGGCCACGTTTGTCGCACGGGTGCGCGATGAACTCGACGGTGAAGGCGCCGTCATCTCGACGTGCAACCGCACCGAGTTCTACGTGTTTGGCCCCCGGGCGAATGCGGGCTGGGAGCAGGTGCGCGCGCTGGTGGCTGATATCAAAGGCATGCGCGTCTCCCAAATCCCGCAGCCTCACGGCCTCAGCGGCAATGACGCGGCCACCCATATCTTTCGCGTGGCCGCCTCACTGGAGTCACTGGCCCTCGGCGAAAACCAGATCTTGGGCCAGGTCAAAGACGCGCACGAAATCCTGCTCGGCCAGCCGGTCAAGACGCCGGCGCTCGACCGACTCTTCCAGTACGCGGTGCGCTGCGGCAAAGAGGTGCGCACCGAGACGTCGCTGTGCGAGGGCACCGTCTCCATCAGCTCGGTCGCCGTGCAGCTCGCCGAGAAGATCTTCGGCAACTTCGCCAAGCGCCAGATTTTGTTCATCGGCGCCGGCGACACCGCCGAGAAGGCGGCGATTCACTTCCAAGAGGCCGGCGCCAAGAATTTCGTGGTGGTCAACCGCAGCGAGGGCAAGGGCCGCGCCTTTGCCCATCAGCTCGGCGGCAGCTACCGCCCCCTGGAGGATATCCCGGAGGCGTGCATCGACGCCGACATCGTCCTCGTCGCCACCGGCTCGCAGGACTACCTCGTCACCAAGAAGATGTTCAAAAAGGTGATGAAGAAGCGCCACCGGCGCTCCATCTTCCTCATCGACATCAGTAACCCGCGCAACATCGACCCGGCCGTGGGCGATATGAGCGGCGTGTATCTGTACAACATGGACAACCTGCAGCGCGTCGTCGCCGACAACCTCGATGCGCGCCGCCAGGAAATCCCCGCCGCCGAAAAGATCGTGGCGCACTTCGTCAGCGAGTGGGACAACTGGCTGCAGTCTCTGCAGGTCACCCCCACCATTGCCACATTGGCTAAGTACTTCGACGCGGTTCGCGAGCAGGAGCTCGATCGTCACGGCGGAAGCGTCGACGACGACGACCGCGTCATGCTCGAAGAGTTCTCCAAAGGGCTCATCAAAAAGCTTTTGCACCATCCAATCATGTACCTGCGCTCCTCGGTCCAGAACAACAGCCTGACCGCCGAGGATCTGCGCGTGGTACGCTCGCTGTACAACCTCGAGGATTTCGATGACGGCTCCGAGTAA
- a CDS encoding cytochrome C assembly family protein, whose amino-acid sequence MTSVLDILEFLLPALYAVTFALYFRHFLNPDTEKNFLGSHLLKGTLFVHVGYLVLRGVMLEHFPFATRAEFLSLLAVSITAIYTLVESRHKDPNTGIFFLGLIFLFQLASSVLVGDMANYPDQTRHPVFGVHVLFTVFGFAALSLSALYALMYVLLSRQLKSRELGVIFRRLPPLVTLEDMSKLASIAGVVLLGVGLALGHWVALDQGVPMYRLDPIIIAADLIWLAYFLGLIVASVRGLSGLRMGYLSLFGYVVLIGTVFVIMTVSGAFHSFQ is encoded by the coding sequence ATGACGAGCGTTTTAGACATACTGGAATTCTTGCTTCCGGCATTGTACGCGGTGACGTTCGCGCTGTACTTCCGCCACTTCTTGAATCCCGATACCGAAAAGAACTTCCTCGGTAGCCATCTGCTCAAGGGGACTCTGTTTGTCCACGTGGGCTATTTGGTGTTGCGCGGCGTGATGCTCGAGCACTTCCCGTTCGCCACCCGCGCCGAGTTTTTGTCGCTGCTGGCGGTCAGCATTACGGCCATCTACACGCTGGTCGAATCGCGCCATAAAGATCCGAATACCGGGATTTTCTTTCTCGGACTGATCTTTCTGTTCCAGCTCGCCAGCTCGGTGCTCGTCGGCGATATGGCCAACTACCCGGACCAGACGCGTCACCCCGTATTTGGCGTCCACGTGCTCTTTACCGTCTTCGGGTTCGCCGCGTTGAGCCTCAGCGCACTGTACGCGCTGATGTATGTGCTCCTGTCACGCCAGCTCAAGTCACGTGAGTTGGGCGTCATCTTTCGACGCCTGCCTCCGCTGGTCACGCTGGAAGACATGAGCAAGCTGGCATCAATTGCCGGCGTCGTCTTATTAGGTGTCGGGCTTGCGCTCGGTCACTGGGTTGCCCTCGACCAGGGCGTTCCGATGTACCGCCTCGATCCCATCATCATCGCCGCCGATTTGATCTGGCTGGCCTATTTCCTCGGATTGATCGTCGCCTCGGTGCGCGGGCTTTCGGGGCTTCGAATGGGCTATCTGTCGCTATTTGGCTACGTCGTGCTTATCGGCACGGTGTTTGTAATCATGACCGTCTCCGGGGCGTTTCACTCGTTTCAGTAA
- a CDS encoding carbon-nitrogen hydrolase family protein has protein sequence MKVSLVQLCSTRALERNLTRCRQLAEQAAGEGADWILFPENAPFLGKDADKLAVAETIDGTIVDQFRAIARDTGCWVGLGSFPEISPDASRTYNTQVLLDPAGQTSAVYRKIHLFDVDVEGGRNYRESDSVAAGQSPVTATVAAPDGDHTVGLSVCYDLRFPELYRKLVARGASVLTVPSAFTLQTGRDHWHPLLQARAIENQCYVLAPNQWGNHFGQRSSYGHSAIYDPWGRMLACAPEKECIVTAELDFEYLQDVRQRMPCLTHRRVGPDDRKK, from the coding sequence ATGAAAGTCTCGCTTGTGCAACTCTGCTCGACCCGAGCTCTCGAACGCAACCTCACACGCTGTCGTCAACTGGCCGAACAGGCCGCCGGCGAGGGCGCCGACTGGATCTTGTTCCCCGAAAACGCGCCCTTTCTGGGCAAGGATGCCGACAAACTCGCCGTCGCCGAGACAATTGACGGCACGATCGTCGACCAGTTCCGCGCGATCGCCCGCGACACGGGGTGTTGGGTGGGCCTGGGTAGCTTCCCGGAAATCAGCCCCGACGCCTCGCGTACTTATAACACGCAGGTTCTGCTCGACCCCGCGGGGCAAACAAGCGCGGTCTACCGGAAGATCCACCTCTTCGACGTCGACGTCGAGGGCGGTCGCAATTACCGCGAATCCGACTCGGTGGCGGCCGGGCAATCCCCGGTGACCGCGACGGTGGCGGCACCCGACGGCGATCACACCGTGGGGCTGTCGGTCTGCTATGACCTGCGCTTTCCCGAGTTGTACCGCAAGTTGGTCGCCCGCGGCGCCAGTGTGTTGACGGTCCCGTCGGCCTTCACCTTGCAGACCGGGCGCGACCACTGGCATCCGCTCTTGCAAGCACGCGCCATCGAAAATCAGTGCTACGTGCTCGCCCCCAACCAGTGGGGCAATCACTTTGGCCAGCGCAGCTCGTACGGTCACTCCGCGATTTACGACCCCTGGGGTCGCATGCTCGCGTGCGCGCCAGAAAAGGAGTGTATTGTGACTGCGGAGCTTGACTTCGAGTACCTACAGGACGTACGCCAGCGCATGCCCTGCCTGACGCATCGGCGCGTCGGGCCGGATGATCGGAAGAAGTGA
- a CDS encoding ribosome maturation factor RimP encodes MARRRKKKRQFFDEDESASKKAPKFSPQVQDQIEAWAEEAAQAHGLVLFDVELLVKGRWIIRVYVDHEGKVEPGKGVNVDECAQVSRYIEAYLDASEAIPERYVIEVSSPGIERELKKPRHLQQSVGETIQLVVRQQVAGKNKVIGELLEYEDGTLTVQLEDDEGEPVDIDWANVKEARLKYDFDF; translated from the coding sequence TTGGCGCGACGGCGAAAAAAGAAACGGCAGTTCTTCGACGAGGACGAATCGGCGTCCAAGAAGGCGCCCAAATTTTCCCCGCAGGTCCAAGACCAGATCGAGGCATGGGCCGAAGAGGCTGCCCAAGCGCATGGTCTGGTGCTCTTCGATGTCGAGCTTTTGGTCAAAGGGCGCTGGATCATTCGCGTCTACGTCGACCACGAGGGCAAAGTCGAGCCTGGCAAAGGAGTCAACGTCGACGAGTGCGCCCAGGTCAGCCGCTACATCGAGGCGTATCTGGACGCCTCCGAGGCGATTCCAGAACGCTACGTCATCGAAGTCAGCAGCCCTGGCATCGAGCGCGAGCTCAAAAAACCAAGACACCTGCAGCAGTCGGTGGGCGAAACGATCCAACTGGTCGTCCGCCAGCAAGTCGCAGGCAAGAATAAAGTCATCGGTGAACTCTTGGAGTACGAGGACGGCACGTTGACCGTGCAACTCGAAGACGACGAGGGTGAGCCCGTCGATATTGACTGGGCCAACGTCAAAGAAGCCCGGTTGAAATACGATTTCGATTTTTAG
- the nusA gene encoding transcription termination factor NusA: protein MDLNTVIDQVGRDKGIDRETLIETLEAAILTAARRTYGPQREIEAQFNEDSGEIELFQIVTVNNNVENPYREVSVAEVETAGFSAEPGDELLFQIFYREEDKEKAKAQDDRFGELLKLDSYNSTFGRIAAQTAKQVIIQRVREAERDIIYNEYKDRVGDMVTGIVRRFEKGNIIVDLGRADAILPRREQTPRESYRPGDRVQAMIKEIQRSSRSPQVVLTRADPQLLINLFEHEVPEIYENIVRIVAVAREPGVRTKVAVYSRDSDVDPVGACVGMRGSRVQAVVQELHGEKIDIVPYVEDPARFVTNAISPAEVAKVLIDEHNMTMELIVPDDQLSLAIGRGGQNVRLAAQLTGWNLDIISETRLKNMMKEARENLLEFEGVNEDMIDSLFTLGYNKLEHIAHANIEELAQIPGINTEDAEVLVAAAEEILARPAPGSPEAMTPEDYERKALEEVRGVGSKVAAKLYDAGYKKVEHIAFAEDTDAMAESAGIPSKKGRQLWYAARDLVKQEQGLESDEELEEYQEKFLAEEAEKAAEAEEAEGAEAGAEQEEAGEAEEAEKAEEAAEAGEAEEPEEAEAGEEEAAEEKQEETDEDQAERAE from the coding sequence ATGGATCTGAACACCGTCATAGACCAGGTCGGTCGGGACAAGGGGATCGACCGCGAGACGCTCATCGAGACGCTCGAGGCCGCGATTCTGACGGCTGCCCGGCGTACCTATGGGCCGCAGCGCGAGATCGAGGCGCAGTTCAACGAGGACAGCGGCGAGATCGAGCTGTTCCAGATCGTTACGGTCAACAACAACGTCGAAAACCCCTACCGCGAAGTATCGGTCGCGGAGGTCGAGACGGCCGGGTTCAGCGCCGAGCCGGGCGACGAGCTGCTCTTTCAGATCTTCTATCGTGAAGAGGACAAAGAGAAAGCCAAGGCCCAAGACGATCGCTTCGGCGAGTTGCTCAAGCTCGACTCGTACAACTCGACGTTCGGTCGCATCGCTGCGCAGACCGCCAAACAGGTGATCATCCAGCGTGTGCGCGAAGCCGAGCGCGACATCATTTACAACGAGTACAAAGACCGCGTCGGTGACATGGTCACCGGTATCGTGCGTCGCTTCGAGAAGGGCAATATCATCGTGGACCTGGGTCGCGCCGACGCCATTTTGCCGCGTCGCGAGCAGACTCCGCGAGAGAGCTATCGCCCCGGCGATCGCGTCCAGGCGATGATCAAGGAGATCCAGCGCTCGAGCCGAAGCCCCCAAGTGGTGCTCACTCGCGCCGATCCTCAGTTGCTCATCAACCTGTTCGAGCACGAAGTCCCCGAGATTTACGAGAATATCGTGCGCATCGTCGCCGTGGCCCGCGAGCCCGGCGTGCGTACCAAAGTGGCGGTTTACAGCCGTGACAGCGACGTCGATCCGGTCGGCGCGTGTGTCGGTATGCGCGGTTCTCGCGTCCAAGCGGTTGTACAAGAGCTTCATGGTGAGAAGATTGACATCGTGCCGTACGTCGAAGATCCGGCGCGCTTCGTTACCAACGCCATCAGCCCGGCCGAGGTGGCCAAAGTGCTCATCGACGAGCACAACATGACCATGGAATTGATCGTTCCCGACGATCAACTCAGCCTGGCCATCGGGCGCGGCGGTCAGAACGTGCGTTTGGCTGCGCAGTTGACGGGCTGGAACCTCGATATTATCAGCGAGACGCGCCTCAAGAACATGATGAAGGAGGCGCGCGAGAACTTGCTCGAGTTCGAAGGTGTCAACGAAGACATGATCGACTCGCTGTTCACGCTCGGCTACAACAAGCTCGAGCATATCGCGCACGCCAACATCGAGGAGCTCGCGCAGATCCCGGGGATCAACACCGAGGATGCCGAGGTGCTCGTGGCCGCCGCCGAGGAGATCTTGGCGCGTCCGGCGCCGGGCTCGCCCGAGGCGATGACGCCCGAAGATTACGAGCGCAAAGCCCTCGAAGAGGTGCGCGGTGTCGGCTCGAAGGTCGCCGCCAAGCTGTACGATGCCGGCTACAAGAAGGTCGAGCATATCGCGTTTGCAGAAGACACCGACGCGATGGCAGAGTCGGCGGGCATTCCGTCGAAGAAGGGCCGTCAGTTGTGGTACGCCGCGCGCGACCTCGTCAAACAAGAGCAAGGTCTCGAGAGCGACGAGGAACTCGAGGAGTACCAAGAGAAGTTCCTGGCCGAAGAAGCCGAGAAGGCTGCCGAGGCCGAGGAAGCTGAAGGCGCCGAAGCGGGCGCCGAGCAAGAAGAAGCTGGCGAGGCCGAAGAGGCCGAGAAAGCTGAAGAAGCCGCCGAAGCTGGAGAGGCTGAAGAGCCTGAAGAGGCCGAAGCGGGCGAGGAAGAAGCAGCTGAAGAGAAGCAAGAAGAGACTGATGAAGATCAAGCGGAGCGGGCGGAATAG
- a CDS encoding DUF448 domain-containing protein, translated as MTIHDATNNGVSGSAEHQPTRKCVGCRQSAPKEDLERFIYHDEAGLVFDLRRKAPGRGAYVHAAPDCIRQAVERGGFARGFKRRVIADAEELTADVAAGIRRRLDEALRVALQSQNLIVGARAASDAFKLDNVGLVLLAADAGESTRTKFATNADRKNIPVCDALTGEELGAVVGGDYVAIMAVAPSRPLAKIRQDLDKLAHMDAL; from the coding sequence GTGACGATTCACGACGCGACCAACAATGGCGTGTCGGGGTCGGCGGAGCATCAGCCCACACGAAAGTGTGTGGGCTGCCGCCAAAGTGCCCCGAAGGAAGACTTGGAACGGTTCATCTATCATGATGAGGCGGGACTCGTTTTCGACTTGCGTCGTAAGGCTCCGGGCCGCGGAGCTTACGTGCACGCCGCCCCCGATTGCATCCGCCAGGCCGTCGAAAGGGGAGGCTTTGCACGAGGCTTCAAACGCCGCGTGATTGCCGACGCCGAGGAATTGACGGCCGATGTGGCCGCAGGGATTCGGCGGCGCCTCGACGAGGCGCTTCGGGTCGCACTTCAGTCACAGAACTTAATTGTCGGCGCCCGGGCGGCTTCCGACGCATTCAAGCTCGACAACGTTGGGCTTGTGCTCTTGGCGGCAGATGCCGGCGAGAGTACGCGGACGAAATTTGCCACCAACGCCGATCGTAAGAACATTCCGGTGTGCGATGCGCTCACCGGCGAAGAACTAGGGGCTGTGGTCGGCGGCGATTATGTCGCCATCATGGCAGTAGCCCCATCGCGTCCCCTGGCCAAGATTCGCCAGGATCTCGACAAGCTCGCGCACATGGATGCGCTTTGA
- the infB gene encoding translation initiation factor IF-2, whose translation MPSQRVYELAEELGFNRQELVTKINSLALGFQVNNYMTKLSPEEVSELKDALDEGGEGVEKAQKPASDGEQVEAAADDGGVAAPVVRRRRKKSAGEAEEADESGEAVAPTVRRRRRKVVAGAAEEAAEAEEAEEAAEVEEAEEAAEVEEVEEAEEAAEVEEAEEAAEVEEVEEAEEAAEVEEAEEAAEVEEAEEAAEAEEAEEAAEAEEAEEVAEAEEAEEAAEAEEVEEAEEAAEAEEAKEAKEAEKKAEAEEKPEKKAAKSPEADKTKKRSEGSRRRRKKEKSKGGARVLGQIDSNVVLDRLSAEGKDFSPGPSKKKSSGRRGRSSSGRSRGRSRKRVVEGRDLYKGGRRKKRRSRSKQRQQKTQITEAAEHKRNIRIEDVISVGDLAHQMGVKAGEVAMKLVESGMMATVNTLLDFETAALVADEFGYTVENVAFDITNFYDTSPDPEEKQKPRAPVVTVMGHVDHGKTSLLDAIRKSNVTGGEAGGITQHIGAYKVRTEEDSEITFLDTPGHEAFTQLRARGAKATDIVVLVIAADDGVMPQTVEAINHAREAGVPIIVAINKVDKPTANPDRIKQALTEYELIPEEWGGTTLFAEVSALQQQGIDELLEMLALQAEIEELKANPDRDAQGLIIEAELDIGRGPVATILVQRGSLKQGDIIVSGQYYGRVRTMHNDKAQNVEEVGPSTPVEITGLSGIPEAGEPFFVVDDEKDAKRITDHVAEQRRKEVMASRAKEVTGSLEDLSKMIQQGEIKELKVILKGDVQGSVEAIKEAFGKIGNEEVRVKVIHSGVGGITENDVNLAASSETGAVVVGFNVRPDNRAAEVAEQHGVKILTHSVIYDAINQISGILEGLLEPIIEEEVIGHAEVRELFQTPRSGMVAGCYVQDGILRRNAMARVVRDGRVVYDSTISSLRRFKDDVTEVKHGFECGLSIENFNDIKLGDIIEVYKHVEVAATL comes from the coding sequence ATGCCGAGTCAACGAGTATACGAACTTGCCGAAGAGCTTGGGTTCAATCGCCAGGAGCTGGTCACCAAGATCAACAGTCTTGCGTTGGGCTTCCAGGTGAATAACTACATGACCAAGCTGAGCCCAGAAGAGGTCTCGGAGCTCAAAGATGCCCTCGATGAGGGCGGCGAGGGCGTCGAAAAAGCACAAAAGCCGGCCAGCGACGGTGAACAAGTCGAGGCTGCCGCCGACGACGGCGGAGTGGCCGCACCGGTGGTGCGTCGACGCCGCAAAAAGTCTGCCGGGGAGGCCGAAGAGGCCGACGAATCCGGTGAGGCTGTCGCCCCGACGGTGCGTCGTCGCCGCCGCAAGGTCGTGGCCGGCGCTGCCGAGGAAGCTGCTGAAGCCGAGGAGGCCGAAGAGGCTGCCGAGGTGGAAGAGGCCGAAGAGGCTGCCGAGGTCGAGGAAGTCGAAGAAGCCGAAGAGGCTGCTGAGGTCGAGGAAGCCGAAGAGGCTGCCGAGGTCGAGGAAGTCGAAGAGGCCGAAGAGGCTGCTGAGGTCGAGGAAGCCGAAGAGGCCGCCGAGGTCGAGGAAGCCGAAGAGGCTGCCGAAGCTGAAGAGGCCGAAGAGGCTGCTGAAGCCGAAGAGGCTGAAGAGGTTGCTGAAGCTGAGGAGGCCGAAGAGGCTGCCGAAGCCGAGGAAGTCGAGGAAGCCGAAGAGGCTGCTGAAGCCGAAGAGGCCAAAGAGGCCAAAGAGGCCGAGAAGAAGGCCGAGGCTGAGGAAAAGCCTGAGAAAAAGGCTGCCAAGTCTCCCGAGGCCGACAAGACCAAAAAACGGTCCGAGGGCTCGCGTCGCCGCCGCAAAAAGGAAAAGAGCAAAGGCGGAGCCCGCGTGCTCGGCCAGATCGACTCCAACGTCGTGCTCGACCGACTGTCGGCCGAAGGCAAAGACTTTTCGCCGGGGCCGTCCAAGAAAAAGTCCTCCGGGCGCCGTGGGCGTTCGAGCAGTGGTCGAAGCCGCGGTCGCTCGCGCAAGCGCGTGGTCGAAGGGCGCGACCTGTACAAAGGTGGTCGTCGCAAGAAGCGTCGCAGCCGCAGCAAACAGCGGCAGCAGAAGACGCAGATCACCGAGGCTGCCGAGCACAAGCGTAATATCCGCATCGAGGACGTCATCTCGGTCGGCGACCTGGCCCACCAGATGGGCGTCAAAGCCGGTGAAGTGGCCATGAAGCTCGTCGAATCGGGCATGATGGCCACGGTCAACACGCTGCTCGACTTCGAGACCGCCGCATTGGTGGCCGACGAATTCGGCTACACCGTCGAGAACGTCGCCTTCGATATCACGAACTTCTACGACACCTCCCCCGATCCGGAGGAGAAGCAGAAGCCGCGTGCTCCGGTTGTCACCGTCATGGGTCACGTCGACCATGGTAAGACGTCGCTGCTCGACGCGATTCGAAAGAGCAACGTCACCGGCGGCGAGGCCGGCGGTATTACCCAGCACATCGGCGCGTACAAAGTTCGCACCGAAGAAGACAGCGAGATCACCTTCCTCGATACTCCCGGTCACGAGGCGTTCACTCAGCTTCGTGCTCGCGGCGCCAAGGCCACCGACATCGTCGTGCTGGTTATCGCGGCCGACGACGGCGTCATGCCGCAGACTGTCGAGGCCATCAACCACGCCCGTGAAGCCGGCGTGCCGATCATCGTGGCCATCAACAAGGTCGACAAGCCGACGGCCAACCCCGACCGAATCAAGCAGGCTCTGACCGAGTACGAGCTGATTCCGGAAGAGTGGGGCGGCACGACGCTGTTCGCCGAGGTCAGCGCGCTCCAGCAACAGGGCATCGACGAGCTGCTCGAAATGCTGGCGCTGCAGGCGGAAATCGAAGAACTCAAGGCCAACCCCGACCGCGATGCCCAGGGCCTCATCATCGAGGCCGAGCTCGACATCGGTCGAGGTCCCGTGGCCACCATCCTTGTCCAGCGTGGCTCGCTCAAGCAGGGCGACATCATCGTCAGCGGTCAGTATTACGGCCGTGTCCGTACGATGCACAACGACAAGGCCCAGAACGTCGAGGAGGTCGGCCCGAGTACACCGGTCGAGATTACCGGTCTGAGCGGCATCCCCGAGGCCGGCGAGCCCTTCTTCGTCGTCGACGACGAGAAGGACGCCAAGCGCATCACCGATCACGTCGCCGAGCAGCGTCGTAAAGAGGTGATGGCCAGCCGCGCCAAAGAGGTCACCGGCAGCCTCGAAGATCTCTCCAAGATGATTCAGCAGGGCGAGATCAAAGAGCTCAAGGTCATCCTCAAGGGTGATGTGCAGGGCTCGGTCGAGGCGATTAAGGAAGCCTTCGGCAAGATCGGAAACGAGGAAGTGCGCGTCAAAGTCATCCACTCGGGTGTTGGTGGCATCACCGAGAACGACGTCAACCTGGCCGCCTCTTCGGAGACCGGTGCAGTCGTCGTCGGCTTCAACGTCCGACCCGATAATCGCGCCGCCGAGGTGGCCGAGCAGCACGGCGTCAAGATCTTGACCCACAGCGTCATCTACGACGCCATCAACCAGATCAGTGGCATTCTCGAAGGTCTGCTCGAGCCGATCATCGAGGAAGAGGTCATCGGCCACGCCGAAGTGCGCGAGCTGTTCCAGACGCCGCGCTCGGGCATGGTCGCCGGTTGCTACGTCCAAGACGGCATTCTTCGCCGCAACGCCATGGCGCGTGTGGTGCGCGACGGCCGAGTCGTCTACGACTCGACCATCAGCTCGCTGCGCCGCTTCAAAGACGACGTGACCGAGGTCAAGCACGGCTTCGAGTGTGGTCTGTCGATTGAGAACTTCAACGACATCAAGCTCGGTGACATCATCGAGGTCTACAAGCACGTCGAAGTTGCCGCCACGCTTTGA
- the rbfA gene encoding 30S ribosome-binding factor RbfA, with product MSRRSKRGFRRSDRVGQQLHEVIATLLLTEVDDPRVQQVQVTDVEVTPDLQHAHVYYVLLDQREEDLGVQEGLERSEGYIKHELSNRLELRYVPELHFKYDESVERGRRMDELLSNLDTGAGNLDSDNQEE from the coding sequence ATGAGCAGACGATCGAAGAGAGGTTTTCGGCGAAGCGACCGCGTCGGCCAACAGTTGCACGAGGTGATCGCCACGCTGCTGTTGACCGAGGTCGACGACCCCCGCGTGCAGCAAGTGCAGGTCACCGACGTCGAGGTGACGCCTGATTTGCAGCACGCTCATGTGTATTACGTGCTGCTCGACCAGCGCGAGGAAGACCTCGGCGTCCAAGAGGGGTTGGAGCGCTCGGAAGGGTATATCAAGCACGAGCTGAGCAATCGGCTCGAGCTTCGATACGTGCCCGAGCTGCATTTCAAGTACGATGAGTCGGTCGAGCGCGGCCGGCGCATGGACGAGTTGCTGTCCAACCTCGACACCGGCGCTGGTAACCTAGACAGCGACAATCAAGAAGAGTAA
- a CDS encoding DHH family phosphoesterase, which translates to MNASTGGDPAIELVPTTVELADQIERFLEVIEENERFLVVSHTSPDGDAIGSTLSMGLLLEALGKEVVFYNRDAVPYNFGFLEGADAMVTEVPADADIDVTVVLDCAEPERIGEEFPEQGWGDTIVVVDHHKTWDAEFADIYVRDVGAAATGELVYRLVVAAGVKLDKPIAEALYCCVMTDTGSFRYSNTSRTTFRIAGELIDAGVEPWRMTSHIYESNPKERLELLALVLNTLEFSHCGRLAFLRIEDEMFESTGTGPELTDGFINYARSIRGVEVATQLREDDEDLWRVSFRSRGKVDVSELAAKFGGGGHHNAAGCRIEGTSDEIVEKLSQALVELLDE; encoded by the coding sequence ATGAATGCGTCAACGGGCGGCGACCCAGCTATTGAACTCGTGCCGACAACCGTGGAACTAGCCGACCAGATCGAGCGCTTTCTCGAAGTCATCGAGGAAAATGAGCGATTCCTGGTCGTCTCACACACGTCCCCCGACGGTGACGCGATCGGCTCGACGCTGAGCATGGGGCTTCTGCTCGAGGCCCTCGGAAAAGAGGTGGTCTTCTATAACCGCGACGCGGTGCCCTATAACTTCGGGTTTCTGGAGGGCGCCGACGCCATGGTCACCGAAGTGCCGGCCGACGCCGACATCGACGTCACCGTCGTGCTGGACTGCGCCGAGCCGGAGCGTATCGGTGAGGAGTTCCCCGAGCAGGGCTGGGGCGACACGATCGTGGTCGTCGACCACCACAAGACGTGGGATGCGGAGTTTGCCGACATCTACGTGCGCGATGTGGGCGCAGCCGCGACCGGTGAGCTCGTCTACCGTCTGGTGGTGGCCGCCGGGGTCAAGCTCGACAAGCCCATCGCCGAGGCGTTGTACTGCTGTGTGATGACTGACACGGGAAGCTTCCGCTACTCGAACACGTCGCGCACCACGTTCCGCATCGCAGGCGAGCTTATCGACGCAGGCGTCGAGCCGTGGCGGATGACCTCGCACATCTACGAGAGCAATCCGAAGGAGCGCCTCGAGCTGCTCGCCCTCGTTCTTAACACGCTCGAGTTCTCCCACTGCGGCCGACTCGCCTTCTTGCGCATCGAAGACGAGATGTTCGAGTCGACCGGCACCGGGCCCGAACTCACCGACGGTTTCATCAACTACGCGCGCTCCATTCGGGGCGTCGAGGTTGCCACGCAGCTTCGAGAGGATGATGAAGATCTGTGGCGCGTGTCGTTTCGCTCGCGGGGCAAGGTCGACGTCTCCGAACTCGCCGCCAAGTTTGGCGGCGGCGGCCATCACAACGCCGCCGGCTGCCGGATCGAGGGGACGAGCGACGAAATCGTCGAGAAGTTGAGCCAGGCGCTCGTCGAGTTGCTCGACGAATAG